The Myotis daubentonii chromosome 21, mMyoDau2.1, whole genome shotgun sequence genome window below encodes:
- the LOC132223009 gene encoding LOW QUALITY PROTEIN: zinc finger protein 135-like (The sequence of the model RefSeq protein was modified relative to this genomic sequence to represent the inferred CDS: substituted 1 base at 1 genomic stop codon) — translation MSIILRSHLIQQHKVHTGEKLHECPDCRKPFNQSSIITPHRRVHTGEKPYECSACGKSFNHNNHLLTHRRVHTEEKPXECSDCGRSFSESIALIKHNRVHTGEKPYECSECGKSFSKRSDLTIHHRVHTGEKPYECSECGKSFSQRSDFTRHHRVHTGEKPYECSECGKHFNQRCYLTIHHRVHTGEKPYECSECGQSFSQRCHLTVHHRVHTGEKPYECSECGQSFSQRCHLTIHHKVHTGEKPYKCSQCEKHFSERAALTRHYRLHTGEKPYECTDCGKSFSRRSYLTLHHRVHTGEKPYECSECGKHFSERVALTRHHRVHTGEKPYKCSECEKHFSERAALTRHHRVHTGEKPYECTDCGKSFSRRSYLTLHHRVHTGEKPYEFSECGKHFSERVALTRHHRVHTGEKP, via the exons ATGTCCATCATCCTGAGGTCTCATCTCATTCAACAACACAAAgtccacactggagaaaagctgCATGAGTGTCCTGATTGCAGGAAGCCCTTCAATCAAAGTAGTATCATCACTCCACACcggagagttcacactggtgaAAAACCGTATGAGTGTAGTgcatgtgggaaatcttttaatcACAATAATCACCTCCTTACccacaggagagttcacactgaAGAAAAGCCCTAAGAGTGTAGTGATTGTGGAAGGTCCTTTAG TGAAAGCATTGCTCTCATTAAAcacaacagagttcacactggagaaaagccatatgagtgtagtgaatgtgggaagtccttcagtaaAAGGTCTGACCTCACTatacaccacagagttcacactggagaaaagccatatgagtgtagtgaatgtgggaagtccttcagtcaaagGTCTGACTTCACtagacaccacagagttcacactggggaaaagccatatgagtgtagtgaatgtgggaagcatttTAATCAAAGGTGTTACCTCACTatacaccacagagttcacactggagagaagccatatgagtgtagtgaatgtgggcaGTCCTTCAGTCAAAGGTGTCACCTCACTgtacaccacagagttcacactggagaaaagccatatgagtgtagtgaatgtgggcaGTCCTTCAGTCAAAGGTGTCACCTCACTATACACCAcaaagttcacactggagaaaagccatataagTGTAGTCAATGTGAGAAGCATTTCAGTGAAAGGGCTGCCCTCACTAGACACTacagacttcacactggagaaaagccatatgagtgtactgaTTGTGGGAAATCCTTCAGTCGAAGGTCTTACCTCACTctacaccacagagttcacactggagaaaagccatatgagtgtagtgaatgtgggaagcatttcagTGAAAGGGTTGCCCTCACtagacaccacagagttcacactggagaaaagccatataagTGTAGTGAATGTGAGAAGCATTTCAGTGAAAGGGCTGCCCTCACtagacaccacagagttcacactggagaaaagccatatgagtgtactgaTTGTGGGAAATCCTTCAGTAGAAGGTCTTACCTCACTctacaccacagagttcacactggagaaaaaccatatgagtttagtgaatgtgggaagcatttcagTGAAAGGGTTGCCCTCACtagacaccacagagttcacactggagaaaaaccataa